One window of Paenibacillus albicereus genomic DNA carries:
- a CDS encoding four-helix bundle copper-binding protein translates to MSHEQFQHCIDECIKCMLACNHCYDACLNEDHLEGMKECIRLDRECADICAFAAQAMSHHSSYVKELCRICADVCEACGNECKKHEHEHCQRCADACFSCAKACRAMAS, encoded by the coding sequence ATGTCACATGAGCAATTTCAACATTGCATTGATGAATGCATAAAGTGTATGCTGGCATGCAATCACTGTTATGACGCCTGCTTGAATGAAGATCACCTTGAGGGGATGAAAGAGTGCATCCGGTTGGATCGGGAGTGCGCCGACATTTGTGCCTTTGCTGCGCAAGCGATGTCCCATCACAGTTCCTATGTGAAGGAGCTTTGCCGGATTTGTGCCGATGTTTGCGAAGCATGCGGGAATGAGTGCAAAAAGCACGAGCATGAACACTGTCAGCGCTGTGCCGATGCTTGTTTCTCCTGTGCAAAAGCTTGCCGAGCTATGGCAAGCTGA
- a CDS encoding cell wall-binding repeat-containing protein produces MKKSLKVGIISAATALALTGCFNKSNSSTPHDMNNMGQQTGSAQSPASAVSLPWIASKNTTRINTSEPVEAAVLVSKTLWMATSDANRPGGVILANPKDWQTTLVSADLIHHPNNGPVLFVNKDSVPDVTLDELKRLKPMGTDMNKGTQVILVGDLDPKVEEQVKALGYKTDKIAGGNPAAVAKAVDAYYTAVAMENPPSVIIGSMDSEEYSMPAVNWISHMPEPLLYVKKDEVPQETVDALKKRGGKANIYLLGPESIISAKVQEQLGQYGKVVRIAGNDPYANAVAFAKYKDSTTGFGWGITTPGHNFSFVNKDSAALALAAAPFSHLGKHAPLLWTDKDKLPDTVMSYVMSIQPKYKKEPTEGPYNHAWLTGSEDSLSAVAQGEIDSMLEIVSETGEGHGGHGGGNTKTEPSPKPSEGTTGGYMPGMKH; encoded by the coding sequence ATGAAAAAAAGCTTGAAAGTCGGTATTATTTCGGCGGCTACAGCACTGGCCCTGACCGGATGCTTTAACAAATCCAATTCTTCCACTCCACACGATATGAACAACATGGGCCAGCAAACTGGTTCGGCACAAAGCCCAGCCAGTGCGGTATCTTTGCCGTGGATTGCCTCAAAAAACACGACGCGCATCAATACAAGTGAGCCGGTGGAAGCTGCGGTGCTGGTTTCAAAAACGCTGTGGATGGCAACCAGTGATGCGAACCGTCCCGGAGGCGTCATTCTGGCGAACCCGAAAGATTGGCAAACGACCCTCGTTAGTGCAGATTTGATTCATCACCCGAATAACGGTCCAGTTCTGTTTGTGAATAAAGACAGTGTACCGGATGTAACGCTGGACGAATTGAAAAGACTAAAACCAATGGGGACGGACATGAATAAAGGAACCCAGGTTATATTGGTCGGGGATCTTGACCCCAAGGTAGAGGAGCAGGTAAAGGCGCTTGGATATAAGACGGACAAGATTGCAGGGGGCAACCCGGCGGCCGTAGCCAAAGCCGTAGATGCTTATTATACCGCTGTCGCGATGGAAAATCCGCCTTCGGTCATCATTGGTTCTATGGACAGCGAAGAATATTCAATGCCAGCAGTGAATTGGATTTCTCATATGCCTGAGCCGCTACTTTATGTTAAAAAGGATGAGGTTCCGCAAGAAACCGTGGATGCTTTAAAGAAACGGGGCGGAAAAGCCAATATTTATTTGCTCGGGCCAGAATCGATTATTTCGGCCAAAGTCCAAGAACAATTGGGTCAGTACGGGAAAGTGGTTCGTATTGCGGGCAACGATCCATATGCGAATGCCGTTGCCTTCGCGAAGTATAAAGATTCCACAACCGGTTTTGGTTGGGGGATTACAACCCCGGGTCATAACTTTTCGTTCGTCAATAAAGATTCCGCAGCCTTGGCACTCGCGGCAGCTCCATTCTCGCATTTAGGCAAACATGCACCGCTTCTCTGGACGGACAAAGACAAACTGCCGGATACGGTGATGTCCTATGTCATGTCGATTCAACCGAAATATAAAAAGGAGCCAACGGAAGGGCCTTACAATCATGCTTGGTTAACGGGGAGCGAGGATTCGTTATCCGCCGTGGCGCAAGGGGAGATCGATTCCATGCTGGAGATCGTATCGGAGACCGGAGAAGGCCATGGCGGGCATGGCGGCGGAAATACAAAGACAGAACCGTCCCCTAAACCAAGTGAGGGCACAACCGGCGGCTATATGCCGGGCATGAAGCATTGA
- a CDS encoding F510_1955 family glycosylhydrolase yields MTMLALAAVLLIGTTACSKKAEQGPNSNASTTFMHLHGLGYSADGKRLFIPVHNGLQLYADGLWSEGPGVKHDYMGFTAVDDGFYSSGHPAPGSKFKNPLGLVKSTNDGKTITVLALEGEVDLHGMTAGYRSHVLYVVNPEPNTKMKQAGLFYSKDEGKTWTSSPATGLQGQMMAIAAHPSDAAIAAVGTTTGAFLSKDYGQRFTALVPEQPVSALAFTDSGNVLVATSGPNASLIEINIESKQSLVIQTPSKDTITYVVQNPANPKELAIATEPKDVFLSTDRGATWIQIADKGKTINRK; encoded by the coding sequence ATGACGATGCTTGCACTAGCGGCAGTACTCTTGATCGGGACCACGGCATGCTCGAAAAAGGCAGAGCAAGGGCCGAATTCCAATGCGAGTACCACTTTTATGCACCTACATGGCCTTGGTTACTCCGCAGACGGAAAACGGCTTTTCATTCCCGTTCACAACGGACTACAGTTATATGCAGATGGTTTATGGAGTGAAGGTCCGGGGGTGAAGCACGATTATATGGGGTTCACCGCTGTCGATGACGGATTTTACAGCAGCGGCCATCCAGCACCGGGTTCGAAGTTTAAAAATCCATTAGGCCTTGTGAAAAGTACGAATGACGGGAAAACCATCACGGTCCTGGCACTTGAGGGAGAAGTCGATCTACACGGTATGACAGCCGGGTATCGTTCGCATGTGCTATACGTGGTGAACCCGGAACCTAACACCAAAATGAAACAGGCAGGGCTGTTTTATAGCAAGGATGAGGGGAAAACCTGGACAAGCAGTCCTGCAACCGGGCTCCAAGGGCAGATGATGGCAATCGCAGCTCACCCTTCTGATGCAGCAATTGCTGCCGTCGGCACGACAACAGGTGCCTTTCTGTCGAAGGATTACGGCCAGAGGTTTACCGCATTGGTTCCGGAACAACCGGTTTCGGCCCTGGCTTTCACGGATTCCGGTAACGTACTAGTAGCTACCTCCGGCCCCAATGCTTCGCTGATTGAAATTAATATAGAGAGCAAGCAATCGTTGGTGATTCAGACGCCAAGCAAGGATACGATCACCTATGTTGTCCAGAATCCAGCGAATCCGAAAGAGCTGGCCATCGCAACGGAGCCAAAAGATGTCTTTCTTTCTACCGATCGCGGCGCTACATGGATACAAATTGCAGATAAAGGCAAAACTATCAACCGAAAATAG